The following are encoded together in the Mycolicibacterium arabiense genome:
- a CDS encoding neutral zinc metallopeptidase — MVVLSLTGCASPTTAPPPSDEFSTAFLAGGLPVTDGPSGLRSDAPMPQRSAEYSDGGSIDQLVLTAVDDVEQFWASTYPQTFDGSFSPVETLVSYDSEDPYGPEVCGADLYDEPNALYCLPADTMAWDRGFLVPTGRGFFGDASIAALVAHEYGHAVQYSSGLTSILTETIVKEQQADCFAGAYTRWVAEGNSNRFELSTGDGLNRILAGVITSRDDVLTPDQTDMIEEGHGTALDRVSAFQMGFTSAAVKCTEIDLDEIAQRRGDLPLILGTEPDGNVQSGEMTVDQNTLVSLMELLDKVFRPQSPPGLSMTPEDCPETASSPSASYCPSTNTVSVDLSALEQMSVQADRDDYVLPQGDNTALSLVTSRYTLSLQHARGEPLNAPSTALRTACLTGVAQRSMADPIELPSGQTLVLAAGDMDEAVGGLLVNGIVASTVDGSTVPAGFTRIEAFREGLYSSSEQCFDRY, encoded by the coding sequence GGGCTGCGCAGCGACGCGCCGATGCCCCAGCGCAGTGCCGAGTACTCCGACGGTGGTTCCATTGACCAGCTCGTTCTAACAGCCGTCGATGATGTCGAACAGTTCTGGGCATCGACGTATCCCCAAACCTTTGACGGATCCTTCTCACCCGTGGAAACGCTCGTTTCCTACGACTCCGAAGACCCGTATGGCCCCGAGGTCTGCGGAGCAGATTTGTACGACGAACCCAATGCGCTCTACTGCCTCCCTGCCGACACGATGGCGTGGGACAGGGGGTTCCTGGTACCGACTGGTCGTGGCTTCTTCGGCGACGCGTCAATCGCAGCGCTCGTGGCACACGAGTATGGGCACGCGGTGCAGTACAGCTCTGGTTTGACGAGCATCCTGACTGAGACGATTGTCAAGGAGCAACAGGCTGACTGCTTCGCTGGGGCTTACACCCGCTGGGTTGCGGAAGGGAACTCGAATCGGTTCGAACTGAGCACCGGTGACGGTCTGAACCGCATTCTGGCGGGGGTGATTACGTCGCGCGACGATGTGTTGACCCCAGATCAAACCGATATGATCGAGGAAGGTCACGGTACGGCTCTGGACCGAGTCAGTGCTTTTCAGATGGGTTTCACCTCCGCCGCGGTTAAGTGCACCGAGATTGATCTCGATGAGATAGCACAGCGTCGTGGTGACTTGCCGCTGATTCTGGGTACGGAGCCAGACGGGAACGTTCAATCGGGTGAGATGACGGTCGACCAGAACACCTTGGTCAGCCTGATGGAGTTGTTGGACAAAGTCTTCCGACCGCAAAGCCCTCCGGGCCTGTCGATGACCCCGGAAGATTGTCCTGAGACGGCTTCCAGCCCCTCAGCGTCGTACTGCCCCTCCACCAATACCGTATCGGTGGATTTGTCTGCTCTCGAACAGATGTCGGTACAGGCCGACAGGGACGATTATGTGCTGCCGCAAGGTGACAACACTGCTCTGTCCTTGGTCACGTCGCGGTACACCTTGTCGCTCCAGCATGCCCGCGGCGAACCATTGAACGCACCCTCAACCGCCTTGCGAACGGCGTGTCTCACCGGAGTCGCCCAACGATCCATGGCCGACCCGATCGAACTCCCCAGTGGTCAGACGCTCGTGCTGGCAGCCGGCGACATGGATGAAGCCGTAGGCGGACTTCTCGTCAATGGCATTGTGGCGAGCACCGTCGATGGCTCGACCGTTCCAGCTGGCTTTACTCGGATCGAGGCGTTCCGCGAAGGCCTTTACAGCAGCAGTGAGCAGTGCTTTGACCGCTATTGA